One Dasypus novemcinctus isolate mDasNov1 chromosome 8 unlocalized genomic scaffold, mDasNov1.1.hap2 SUPER_8_unloc_2, whole genome shotgun sequence genomic region harbors:
- the LOC131277341 gene encoding LOW QUALITY PROTEIN: olfactory receptor 14L1-like (The sequence of the model RefSeq protein was modified relative to this genomic sequence to represent the inferred CDS: deleted 1 base in 1 codon): MTQLIQNQPMPCRRKGKTTNDLNRTEVTEFLLMGFSDSWEVQTLHAALFLLVYLAAVTGNLLIIMLTILDGHLQTPIYFFLKSLSFLDFCYISVTVPRSIFNSLTHNTSISFLGCALQVFFFFILACTETAILTVMSYDRYVAICQPLHYAVIMNQGACVKIMAISWLSGMICAVMHVAATFSLPFCGSNIVHQYFCDIPQLLSLLDPEVISIEIGVTVFIISLAIVCFVSITLSYVYIFSTIMRIPSKQSRSKTFSTCIPHLVVVTLFMISGIIAYVKPTSDSPSMLDLLLTVLYTVVPPTLNPIIYSLRNKDMKAALRRQCGVLDRECD; the protein is encoded by the exons ATGACCCAGCTCATCCAAAATCAGCCCATGCCATGCA gaagaaagggaaaaaccacAAATGATCTAAACAGAACTGAAGTTACTGAATTTCTCCTCATGGGATTTTCAGACTCCTGGGAAGTTCAAACCTTACATGCTGCTCTGTTTTTGCTGGTTTACCTGGCAGCTGTCACTGGAAATCTCCTAATCATCATGCTTACCATTCTAGATGGCCACCTTCAAACcccaatatatttctttttgaaaagtttatcatttttagatttttgctACATATCTGTCACAGTTCCCAGAtccatt tttaattccttaacCCACAATACctccatttcttttcttgggTGTGCTCTCcaagtcttctttttcttcattcttgcCTGTACTGAGACAGCCATCCTTACCGTTatgtcctatgaccgctatgtggccatctgccaacCCTTGCACTATGCAGTTATCATGAATCAAGGTGCCTGTGTGAAGATAATGGCCATTTCATGGCTCAGTGGGATGATCTGTGCAGTCATGCATGTGGCTGCAACATTCTCTTTACCCTTTTGTGGGTCTAATATAGTacatcaatatttctgtgatatCCCACAGCTCCTAAGCCTCTTAGATCCCGAAGTAATTAGCATTGAAATTGGAGTCACAGTTTTTATTATAAGTCTTGCAATAGTCTGTTTTGTTTCAATTACTCTCTcctatgtgtatatattttctaCCATCATGAGGATTCCATCCAAGCAGAGTAGATCAAAAACATTTTCTACTTGCATCCCACATCTTGTGGTTGTAACACTCTTTATGATATCTGGTATCATTGCCTATGTCAAGCCAACATCAGATTCTCCTTCAATGCTGGATCTTCTCCTAACTGTGCTCTACACAGTGGTGCCTCCAACCCTGAATCCTATCATCTATAGTTTAAGGAACAAGGACATGAAGGCAGCCCTGAGAAGGCAATGTGGTGTGCTTGATAGAGAATGTGATTAG